A segment of the Methanomassiliicoccaceae archaeon DOK genome:
GAGGCCGCCGCCGCCTGCGACAAGATCGGCTACCCCGTGGTCATGAAGATCGTCTCCCCCGACATCAAGCACAAGACCGATGTCGGAGGTGTCGTCGTCGGCGTCAAGGACGCCGCGGAGGCCAAGGCCGCATACACCAAGATCATGGACTCCTGCACCAAGAACGTGCCCGGCGCGAACATCGTCGGAGTGTCGATCCAGCAGATGGTCTCCGGACAGGAGGTCATCCTCTCGATGATCCGCGACCCGCAGTTCGGACCCGTCATCTCCTTCGGTCTCGGAGGAATCTACGTCGAGATCCTGGGAGAGATCTCCCAGGCCCACGCTCCCATGACCGAGGAGCAGCTGGACAGGATGATCAAGTCCACCAAGGCCTACAAGCTCATGTCCGGCGCCAGGGGACTCCCCGAGGCCGACGTCGACGCCATGAAGGACTGCATCCGCAGAATCGTCACCATCGCCCTGGAGAACCCCGAGATCCACGAGCTGGAGATCAACCCCGTCATCGTCGGACTCAAGGGCAAGGGCTGCTGGGCGGTCGACGCGCTGGTCACCCTGGTCAAGGAGTGATCCCGAAACCCCGAAGGGAGGGGACACCCCTCCCACCATTCCCTTCTCACCCTCCTCCTTCGCCGAGGATTTAATATCCAACGCTCATTCGGCATCCGATGACTTCCGAACTTATCTTCGTGGGACTCGGCCTCAGCGGCACAGACGGAATGACCGTGAAGGCCTTCAACGCACTGAAGGAATGCGACAAGATCTACGCCGAGTTCTACACCTCGATGCTCATCGGCACCAAGGTCGAGGACCTGGAGGCCGCCCTGGGCAAGAGGGTGCATGTCCTCTACCGCGCACAGGTGGAGGAGTGCGACGACGTCATCAAGGATGCCATGGAGATGAGGGTCGGCTTCATCACCGCCGGGGACACGATGTCCGCAACCACCCATGTGGACCTCAGGATCCAGGCCGCCGAGGCCGGGATACCCGTCAGGGTCTTCCACGGGATCTCCATATTCTCCGCCTGCCCCACATCCCTCGGGCTGCAGCACTACAAGTTCGGCAGGACCGTGACCCTCCCCTTCCTCGAGGAGAACTACCATCCCAAGTCCCCCTATGACCACATCAAGGAGAACAAGGACAGGGGCCTGCACACGATGATCCTCCTGGACATCAGGGCGGATGAGCTCAGGTACATGACCGCCCACCAGGCCATAGAGTGGCTCATCGAGGGGGAGAAGGCCTGGGGAGAGGGTCTCATCGACGACAAGACGCTGCTCTGTGTCGCATCTCAGGTCGGATCGCCCAACGAGAAGGTGTTCGCCGGCTACCCCCAGGACCTCCTCAAGATGGACCTCGGGGAGCCCCTGCACACCCTGGTCCTCCCGGGCAATCTGCACTTCATGGAGGCATTCGCCCTCGTGAGGTTCGCCGGCGCCCCCGAGGAGATCATCGAGGACGAGTGAAGTTCACCCAAACCTCTTCCCTTATCCAGAATCTGTATGATGGATAATCCATCCATCCTTATATAGATAGAACGACATCTCCATCCAATCCAGAATTATGGTGATTGAATGGAAAAGAAACAGATGTACGCCGCGGTTGCCGCCGTGGTTGTCGTGATCATTGTCGTTGCTGCAGGCGTCTGGTACATGACGAGCAACAACGGCGGATCGAACGAATCCTCTGAGACCGGGGATTCCTATTATTTCTACCTCGACGGGATGGGGGACCTGAACGGATGGTACACCGCACAGGGATCCGATGCCGAGGTTGCCCTCAAGGCCGCCCTCGATGAGGCCGGTGTCGAGTACAACATCTCTAACGGATGGATGTCCAGCATCGGCGACTGTGTCGCGGGTGCAAACGGACTTTATCTCGGGACTTATGTCTACACGGCGAACACTATTGAAGATCCCATCGAGGACTATTTCGTCAACGGTTCTGTTCTGAACGAGAGCGCCGGAAACATCATCTATGTCACATACAGCACATACACAATGGACGAGTACGGTGTGATGTTTTACGATGTCAACCCCCATTCCACGACCGATGCCAACCTGATGTCCACAGGCCCCTTCGCTTCTGATTCCTACAGCCCTCTGTCGTATGATGACACATACTGGTTCTATCTCGACGGGATGGGGGACCTGAACGGATGGTACACCGCACAGGGGTCCGATGCAGAGGTTGCCCTCAAGGCCGCCCTCGATGAGGCCGGTATCGAGTACAACATCTCGAACG
Coding sequences within it:
- the dph5 gene encoding diphthine synthase, whose amino-acid sequence is MTSELIFVGLGLSGTDGMTVKAFNALKECDKIYAEFYTSMLIGTKVEDLEAALGKRVHVLYRAQVEECDDVIKDAMEMRVGFITAGDTMSATTHVDLRIQAAEAGIPVRVFHGISIFSACPTSLGLQHYKFGRTVTLPFLEENYHPKSPYDHIKENKDRGLHTMILLDIRADELRYMTAHQAIEWLIEGEKAWGEGLIDDKTLLCVASQVGSPNEKVFAGYPQDLLKMDLGEPLHTLVLPGNLHFMEAFALVRFAGAPEEIIEDE